TGCATCCAATGTatacaatcctctgtgagataaacAGATCAGCAGCACATTTCTCTCccctgttacaatgtatccgtgcagataaaatgtatcagtatggagtccaggctgtttagctgtATTTACGGAAGACTGGACTGGCCCTTTAAATGCAGCCATTGTGGTATACAATCCGTTATTGCGTACATGCGGCAGCGCCCAGATTAATTATTTCTCCAATATCTTGCGGTGCGAGTCCAATAGCGGAAAATATCAGAACGCTGCTTATGTCGGGGGCGGCGCAAGAGACGTGTTTTACCGTTATAGGCCCATTCGCCAATGCGTTCTCGTACGACCGCTCATTCCCAATCATTTTTTGTGTAAGCCGGCAGCGAGCAAATGATTAATTGTCGGCTGATCAAATCTTTTATTCGGCACGAAAAATGGTCGCTTGTCGGCAAAATGTCTTCTTGTGTGAACCGGAGACGTGCTGGCAGCAATATGCAGAATGTATGGAACGAGCGATCGTATTAACTGCAGATTCCCAAAAAGCcacggagcaaacgagcgccgatcgacgtgCCGGGTTATTGATTGGCGCTCGGCAGAATAGGTGGGCCTTAACCTTCGATTAATGGTAAAATCCACCACCGGGATCCCATGGCGTGGAGCACGTCCTACGGGGACGGTCAGGTGACTACTGGGAATGGCGCCATGCGGTGAAGTTTGTGTGTCACTCCTGCagaaagcgggggggggggggggggggctactggATTGTGATCTCACTTCCTTGTGGTGAAGTCATCGCCCGGTCAGGTAGGGTAAAGGTGAGCGGTGATTAAACCTGCGCTCACCGGCTAATTATATAACTGCGCGGTGTGTAAATGCCGCATGTGTGAGCCTGACCTGGATGTGCTGCCCCACAAATACAACCCTCAGGCGTCAGAGGCGCGGCCGCTGCATTCCTGCCAGGTGTGTACGTAACAACCCGTCCGGCCGGATTCTGTTTACCCGCAGCCTCCGCAGTCCCTGGTCTCCATAGATGGGTCTACACAGCGGAGTCATCACCTGCAGAGGCCAGGATTAAATATTTAAAGGGCCAGATTTCTTCAAATACGCAGAATGAAATGTTTAGCAACTGTCTATTAAGCTTTGTATttccattttcaagatctatgcTTACTGTTCGTGAATAGAAACTTTCTTGTTTAAATCCCAAAGCGAAAAACCCATTCTgatctagtcctgctcacacaggtgATTGGTTTGTTGCAATGTATTAGTGCAGGTAAGATCTCAGGACTGAGGAGGGATTTGTGCTGTTGCCGTCttcagctcacagagcattgccttcactgatacattgtaacaaaccttcagctgtgcGAGCGCGAGTAGGTCAGGACATGTTTTTAGCCTCTGATTGTAAATACTGAATCGGCATCTAACTCCAGCCAGGAGGGTTTGTGTTTTTGGTTCAGGTTCTACGTCTTCGGCCTCTCGTTTCACCTTCGTTTGTGGAGCGGTAACGAGCATATATAATTCATATTATAGATCCTGCGGctgtaaagtaaaacataaaTTGTCGGTGATCTTCATCAGGAGACCCGGCCGTGTCTTACAAGCTCTTCATAAACACCGGACGAGTCGTCAGCGCTGTATGTAACACAGTACAAGTCTGATAGTCCGACACTCCTGATAATCTGTCAATGTGGGGCAAAATAAGTGCCGGATTACCATGAGTTTCCCCAATAGTCCCCTGAGCGTCCCTGGCAGCGAGGTCCATGGGGGTCCTCATCTTCTGGGACTGACGCCAGTGTTAACAGCACACGTCATTGTCAGCACTGGGGGGTCTCATGGATGCCGGACGATTGGAATTTTGTTGTAATATTATTTGGGCCCGTTCCTCGTGTTGTAGGGTCTGCTGAGAGGAGGCTCCTTCTATAACATGTTGGTTGTCCGTCGTGATCTGATCTGTGATCGTTTCTTCTTTGCGCTCATTCTGACTTGTTCTTTCTTCCCTCCGCAGAAGAAGCCGACTACACGGCCTTTGGCACCGATACTTTGACCAAGAAGAAGACCGTACTATCAACCGTTCTTCGCCCAGACATCAACAAAAAGAAGCCACATCTGGTCATCGGGATGCCCAGCGACTTCCGGCCGGTTTCCTCCATCATCGATGTCGACATTCTCCCCGAAACCCACCGCAGAGTGCGACTCTACAAACACGGAATGGAGAAACCTCTGGGCTTCTACATCCGGGACGGCTCCAGCGTCCGCGTGACGCCGCACGGCCTGGAGAAAGTGCCGGGCATCTTCATATCCAGGCTCGTTCCTGGAGGACTCGCCCAAAGCACCGGATTATTGGCCGTCAATGACGAGGTTCTCGAAGTCAACGGCATTGAAGTTTCCGGGAAGAGCCTGGACCAGGTCACCGATATGATGATCGCGAACAGTCACAACCTCATCATAACGGTCCGGCCGGCCAACCAGCGGAACAACGTGGTACGGAACAGCAGGAACTCCGGCAGCTCAGGCCAGTCGACGGACAGCAGCACCAGCATGTACGGCAACCATCCCCCGCAACAGATCATCCAGAACTTCCATCCCGAGGAGGCGCAGAGCGACGATGAGGACATTATCATAGAGGAGGGCGGCACCTCGGTCATCCCCAGGGCGGCACCTTCCACCGAGAGTCTGGAGTCCTTAACCCAGCACGACTCTTACCACGATTCCCCACAGAACGGATTTATATCATCGACGTACCGCACACACTTATCTGCCAGCTCCGGCAGCCTGGACCACATTGGGCATAACCACGACACTAAGATCTTGGAAGAAGATGGCACCATTCTTACACTGTGAACGCCGGGCCGGACGTGGCGCTtcgttgcacatttttttttctttcttttttttagtttttaaccTTTTTTGATTCGTGTGACATTCTACTtgcaaaatcattttttttatattaagaaaTATATTGTATAGTTTATCTCATCCGCGGGTCTCCTGTCCCCTCAGGACTTGCTATTCTATTTTTGTGAAAtgaaggaaagaaaaaaacaaaaaagttatgataAAGTGTTTTTATGTTGGTTTTTGCATTCCATAGGCGAACAAAAGGCCCCTCCACCTATAGCGCGGTGATCAAGCAGACGAGGTGCCCTGTGAGCACCATATTCTGCATTTTGTATTTTCATATCTTGTTGTCTTCAGTTCCGTTGTATCTCGGTATCTGGCTGGCGAGGGTCCGGCCATCACACATGGCGACATGATCAGCGTGGCGTCCGTGTAAAATCATTGGACTTGTTCGTTTTCTACACTGGAATTCTCTTCAGAACTGACCCGGTAGTGGGTGATCGTAATCAGATCTCTGGATCGCCGAGGTTATTGACCAGCAGACCTTGCCGGGTGTCGCTGACTCGTTGTAATGTATATGATTACCTGTAACTGGAATTATTTGCACATGTGGGTCGTCTACACACAGAGGGTTCGGCCGGATGAGTGCTCCACCAATCAGTGCTTTCCTTTAGTATCAGGGGACCACTGATTGGTGGAGCACCTTTCAATCACTGGGCACTTAACCAATCAGAGCTGACCATCAGGCGTAAGTGACCTCAGACTCCCATTGGCGGGGTAACACGATTCACTTGTAACTTGGAGGGGCCCAAGCGTTTCCTCCTGATGTGGCCCGCATGCCGTTGACCCACTGGCTCCTTATAAGTGTGGCCCCCAGCATGGCCCCTGTGTGTAGACGACAAGTCAGTCTTGTCGCTGGATATAATATACATGACGTGATGCCGGATCTGTAGCGATAATGTGTTATTTCTGCTGTGACCCCCGTATGTCGCTGTACACACTGGCTGCGCCTTCCTTTGTGGTGTTAATATGGCCGCTGTGTGGACAGTGATCCGTGTAAAGGCCGCACTGGTGCCTTCTGGGTACGGGCCGGACTCTTCCTCTTTACCCCTATACGCATGGCACTTGTGCTTAGTCTAACACCATACTACTAATGTATATATTCTATAAATCTGATGCTGCTATTAACGATGGGTTAAGATTTTACACAAAGCTGTttatgaaagggttaattttcAGCTCTATTGCCTTCAGTTATCAACCCAGTTCACTAAGAAGGGCTCCGCTCCAAAGATTCCCTGCATAAGAGGGAGCAGTTAAAGGGGCCCCCCCGCTCATATCACGTTTTTCCCCACATTGAGAGCTGCGCTGGACGTGGCCCTCGCTTCTGATCATTAGATGGGGGCTCCTGCTCTATATGGTGATCCTGACGTAATAAGGGGGTCACCAAAAATCCGAGCATCCCCTTTAAGAGACCATTGCAGCATCTCGCAGCGAGGTCGTGTCCGATCGTCTTTCTATTGGCTGTCGTTGTTTCTGCTGGGTGACCGGTGTGGGATCATGGCCGCAGTTGCTGCAGACCTGTAAATATGAACCTGTCAGACGCTCTACCTCTTATTTTCCTCTTTGACACTGGACGTCGCCCCCTGTTTGACTTCTCGTCAGTCCGGACTTCTCGCCTATGTGCGGTTTCCGGATTTTCGAGTAAATGTTTCCGTTTAAACACATTTTACAGGTTACAGAAAgagcctgtattacactccagagctgcaattacAAATCTGTTGGTTGGtactggaaacagtcagcaagctggtGGACAAACACCCTTCTTAGttaagctcctataatgcaggggtgggagcagctagtttttcctacatcagatgacTGTACAGAGCCTGGTGTAAAGACTACACTACCCAGAATGCAAATTCCTAGAACCAACTCGGTGGAAGGTAGGAATGctgagagatttcagctctgaagtctgcagaattgtgagtgcagctctggagtatagtacaggctGTTTTATATGTGTAAACTGTTGGAGCAGTGCTTTAACTCTGCTCCAACAGCGCAGGAGTCACCCCCCCTCCTTTATACTTCACGACTGGTGCAGTCCGATATTCATCACGTTATCGGATCACATGACTGCGATcgcttttttttcttgtaaaccgCTGGACATTTTGCTTTGACTTTGATATAATTTATTGCTGTGTATATAATCGTATCTGACTCTTCATATATAAGAGAATCCTGTGTAACGAATGACTGATGACGAACATGAAGGAATTACCCAGAATCCCCTGCACCGAGCACCTCCGATTCCTTATATTTTATTATCTTCTCCCCCTTTCCCTGGCCACCATCCGGGCACAATAAATGGGGACTTGGGCGGCTCTAAATAATAAGCCCCACAACGCAATACTACGGCACGGTCACTGTTAATCTCACGACGCCCCGACACGGCGCAAATGTTTGTAAACTTCCCGTCAGCTGAAATTATTTATTGATGTGAGACTTAAGGCGCAGAAATGCCGCCACCGTCTTATTACTGTGTATTCTGACGCCACCGCAGCCGGTAACATGTTTATTACGGAGGgtacagaagatttatttttctATGTTTTGTTTCGTGAGTTTAACCCCCGAGAGCACAAGGCCACATAGTGGGTGTTACCATACGGTACAGCGCACAACCCACGTGTGGCAAACGGTTAAAAATCATAAAGCGGGGGTAATAGCGGTAGAGGGTATGACCTCATCACTAATCATGGCGGTGCGGACGCCATGACCAAACAAGTTCCTTTACCTGTGGTATGATGGATGCCACGTCTGGATGCCACGTCTCCATGGGATCCACCCCCGGCTACAACTGTTGGTGCCACCGCAGGGCAACGCATTAGGTTATGGGTGGGCTCCCGGATCGGCAGGTCCTCCCGGCAGGCAGGGGTCACTGTGTAGACGTGGCCTCCGGAAGAGACTAAATATTTTGTAGCAAATAAAATGTCTAATAagtaaatgccccccccccccccccatgtgtcATACCATGGCTTCCTATGTCATGTGACCTCAGAGGTTGGTTAACCCTTTGTTGATGACCATTGTGTAAACATAATGTAACACTAGAGTCCCTTAAAGGGGAGCTCCACTTTTTACAGAGTTTGACGAGGATATTCCGTGAAAGATGGGGCCACCGGTAGATAAATCatggtggagttcccctttaagattatttttaaagatatatatatatattttaatacaaTGACCTCCATAGAAGCACAAGCCGGTGACTACCATGAGTCTGACCATTGTCGTCTGGGCTCGTGGGTCACATCTTTGTGATTGATCAAATGTTTCTGTTATAATTCCCGTTCTTGTAAAACTGGTGAAGTGATTGGCGCAGCGGATGTACAAATAACGCGCTATAAAGTCACGGGGGATGGGGCTTCTAACCAGGCGCAGCGGCTGCTCCGTAACTGTGTCGTGTGTAGGAGTTTTTGGACATAATCCACCTATAATATTCAGTAACTGCAAATGATTTCTTTCCTTGTAGTGATTTACTctagtcacacccagagctgtaTTCAACTTTCTGTTGGTTTCCTGTTGGCTGCATGACCCTACATCTTCCGGCTGTGCTGCATTGTAAGAGATGTGGTGCTCACTCCGGGCTGTGAATGGTCttatatactccagtcacagtcAGAGCTGCATATACAACTCTGCTGCTGCTGCCCTTGGAAGAAAAATTTGGCACTCCGCTGTCATGTGACCTAAAAGGCTCAGATCTGTGTAAGTGGTATCTGAACTCCCATAATGCACTGCTGTCTGTTAccgtaaactaaaaaaaaaaattggaactgCAGCTCTGGCTATGAGTAGAGTATAAGACCGCACGTCAGACATGAACTATAGGTTCTGACCTAACTGTAACGCTCATCTGACTTCCTATAATGCACTGCTCTTTGGTAGGAAGTCCAGCAGattggtgactgcagctctggaggtgactAGAGACAAAATGTAACTTCAGAT
The genomic region above belongs to Rhinoderma darwinii isolate aRhiDar2 chromosome 13, aRhiDar2.hap1, whole genome shotgun sequence and contains:
- the PARD6B gene encoding partitioning defective 6 homolog beta; translated protein: MNRSHRTAGTSSRSLGTVEVKSKFGAEFRRFALERSKPGKFDEFYGLLQHVHKIPNVDVLVGYADIHGDLLPINNDDNYHKAMTTANPLLRIFLQRKEEADYTAFGTDTLTKKKTVLSTVLRPDINKKKPHLVIGMPSDFRPVSSIIDVDILPETHRRVRLYKHGMEKPLGFYIRDGSSVRVTPHGLEKVPGIFISRLVPGGLAQSTGLLAVNDEVLEVNGIEVSGKSLDQVTDMMIANSHNLIITVRPANQRNNVVRNSRNSGSSGQSTDSSTSMYGNHPPQQIIQNFHPEEAQSDDEDIIIEEGGTSVIPRAAPSTESLESLTQHDSYHDSPQNGFISSTYRTHLSASSGSLDHIGHNHDTKILEEDGTILTL